Sequence from the Brevundimonas diminuta genome:
GCTGCCGCGCAACATCGGCTATGCCCGCGCCGCCGAACTGCTGTTCACCGCCCGCTCCATCGATGCCGCGACGGCCGCCGAATGGGGGCTGGTCAACCGCGTGGTCGCGCACGACGACCTGATGACCGAGGCCGTGGCTGTCGCCGCCCAGGTCGCGGCCCAGCCGCCCCAGGCCCTGCGTATGGCCAAGACCCTGCTGCGTCAGGGCCGAGACACGACCTTCGACCAAATGCTGGAGATGTCGGCGGCGATGCAGGCTCTGGCCCACCTGACCGAGGACCATCAGGAAGGCGTCGCCGCCGTGCTGGAAAAGCGGCCGGGCAATTTCACCGGCCGCTGATCCGACGTTCTATTTCGTCTTCATGGCCTCGCTGGGCCCGACGCCGGCGGCGACCGCGCGTTTGGCCCCGGCGGTCTCGCCCGGCTTCATGAACTTGACCAGCACCCGCTGTCCGATCAGCAGGGGCGCATCGCCGGCCGAGGCGACCACTTCAACCACCCGCTCGTCGCTACGTTGCGAGGGATCGTCCGAGGCCAGTTTACGCGCGCCGAACACGGCGGCCCGACGCATGACGGCGCCGATATAGACCTTGCTGGCGTCGCCCTCGGGGCTGATCTCGACGGCCTGGCCGTCGGTCAGGTTCGGCAGATCGCTCTCGACCACCTCGGCGCGGACGATGCGCGGCGCGTCCGGCTCCAGATCGAACATGTTGGAGACGTTCAGGGTCGAGGCGCCGGCGCCGGGGTTGGCGTAACGGCGCACGATCCGGCCGTTCGTCGGGGCGCGGATGACCGTCAGTTCCTGATTGTAGCGGGCCTGATCCAACTGAGCGCGCGCGGTCTGGACGGCGGCGACCTGCGACCCCAGACGGGCCTGGGCGGTGGCGATGGCGTCCTGGGCCTGGTCCATACGCTGGGCGGCGACGAAGTTGGTGGCGACCAGGCGTTGCAGACGCTCCTGCTCGCGCTGGGCGGTGCGGATGTCCACGCGGATCTGGGCCAGTTGGCTTTCGGCCTGACTGACGGCGGCGGCCGCAGCCTGCACCGCCAGACGCGCTTCGTCGTCTTCCTGACGGGCCAAAATCTGACCGGCAACGACGCGATCGCCTTCCTGAACAAGGACGTCACGGACGATGCCGCCGCGACGAGCCGCGATCTGGATGATGCCGCCCTCGACGTCGACCTTGCCGTTGGCGATAGCTGCATAGGGGCTGTCGACCTTGGTCGCCGCCGCCTTCTCCTGCTCGGCTTTCTTGGTCTTGGCGGCGGACTGGAACAGCATGAAGCCGACCGCCAGCACGATCACCAGCAGCAGGCCGATCCAGGTGCGTTTTTTCTTCAGAAAGCCGGGCATTGGCGTGTCGTCCTAAGGAAATCGTCGTGTCGGTTAGTGGGACGCCAGGATGGCGTTCGGATCGGGGATGCGGCGCTGGTCGTCCAGGATCTTGCCGTCCTCGATATGGATGACCCGGTCGGCCCAGGCCTCCAGGCGCGGATCGTGGGTCACGCAGATGACGGCGGCGCCGTGTTCGGTGGCGGCGCGGCGCAGCAGCTTGATAACCACCTGGCCGTTCTCGCCGTCGAGCGCCGAGGTCGGTTCGTCGGCGAACAGGATCTTGGGATCCTTGGCCAGGGCGCGGGCGATGGCGACGCGCTGCTTTTCACCACCCGACAGGGCCGCCGGCCTCTGGTGCAGACGGTGGCCCAGGCCGACCTCTTCAAGGGCGATGGTGGCGCGCTTCTTGGCCTGGCCCGCGGTCAGCCCCTGGAACTTCAGCACCGTCTCGACCTGCTGAAGCGCCGTCAGCGCGGGGAACAGGTTGAAGCCCTGGAAGATGAAGCCGCAATTATCCAGGCGGAACTTGTCGATGCGGCCCGAGGACAGCTTCCACAGATCGTCGACGTCCAGCACGTCCACCCGGCCCTCTTCGGGCTTCAGCAGGCCCGACAGGGCTGCGATCAGGGTGGACTTGCCCGAGCCGGACGGCCCCATGACCATGGTCAGGTCGCCATGCCGTGCATCGAAATCGACGCCCTTCAACACATCCATCCAGGCCTTGCCGGACTTGAACCGCTTGACCAGGCTTTTGGCCTCGATGGCGAAGTCGCCGTGCTTGCCGTGAACCTTTGTATGAACGTTCATCGCAGCAGGTCCGCCGGTTGGCTGTTTTTGAGGATGCCCAGCGACAGCAGGCCGGACACCATGGCGATGGCGATCAGGCCGATGCCGACGATGATCAGCAGCGACAGCGGCAGGGCGATGATCACCGCCCCCATCATCGCCAGCAGCGACACCAGCCAGGTCAGGACGATGGCCGCGATGACGCCGACAACGCCGACCCAGAAGCTGAGCTCGACCACGATCCGACGCAACGAGCCCATGCTGACGCCCAGGGCCCGGAGGGAGGCGAACTCCTTGATATTGGCCATGATGGCGCCGCGCAGGGTCTGCCAGGTGATGGCCACGCCGATGATGATCCCCAAGACGACGCAGCCGCCGATGATAATGACCAGGATGCCTTCCTCGAACATGGCGCCGGCGTTGGCGTCGGCCAATTGCTGCTTGGTCCACGCCTTCCACTGACCGGCGCCCATGGCGTTCAGTTGGGCCACCACGACGGGCGCGCGGGCCGGATCACGCAGCTTGACCATCAAAGGACCGACGCGCGGACCCGTGTCGGCCTGGCCCAGCATCCGCAGGGTGTCGCGCGACATGACCACGCCGGGCTGCATCATATTGGGATAGCCGCGCGTCACGCCGACGACGGTGACGGTCTGGCCGTTGTACAAGGCCTTGTCGCCCAGCTTCACGCCCAAGGTCGTCAGGGCCGTCTCGTCCACCGCGACGGTGTAGGGTTGGCGCAGGGCGTCGACCAGTTCCTGGGAATAGTCGGTCGGGATCGTCACCGAGCCGGGGCGGGTGTCGATGATGCTGGCCTGGACGAACTTCTGTCGCGGGGCGCCCTGCGACGCATTGTCCGCCTGGCTCTTGGTCGGATCGACGTTCTTGATGTTCTGGAACGTGCCCCCGGCGCCGTCCAGCGGCATGACCTCGACCACCTCAGGGTGGTTGTAGGCCAAGGGAATGAACCGGCGGGGCACGCCCGATGGCCCGCCCATCAGGCTCTTGGCGCCGGGCTGCATGATGAAGATGTCGGCGTTCGACCGCTCGATGGTGGCGGTGAACCCCTTGCCGATGCCGATGAAGACGCCGGTCATCGCCAGGACCAGAAGGCCCGACAGGGCCAGAGCCATGACCGCCGCCATATAGCGACGCCACTCGAACAGCAGTGTTGATAGCGCAAGCGACATTGTCGTCGATAAACCCCCGGTACTTGCGCCTATCTGACCGTGCGCCCCCTCACCGCCAAGTTAAATCGGGGTAAGGCTTGTGAACCCTTGTCATTGCGGGTTCGAAATCAGGGGACTAAGGGCCTTACAGCCTCTTGGCGCCCACCCTTCGTCGGCGCTAGTTACAACATAACAGATGGGACAGGCCGTCCCACGCTCTGGGAAACACGCCTTCATGTCCTTGCCCTTGCTTCGTCTCACCGCCTCGCTGGCCGCGCTCGGCGCCGCCACCGCCGTCCTGTCCGCGCCCGCGACCTCCGCGCGCGCCGACGAGGGCATGTGGACCTTCGACAACTTCCCCATCGCCACGGTGAACGAGAAGTATGGCACCAACATCGACCAGGCGTGGCTTGACCGCGTGCGCAACGCCGCCGTCCGCCTGCAGGGCTGCTCGGCCTCGCTGGTGTCGAACGAAGGCCTGGTGCTGACCAACCACCACTGCGTCGTGTCGTGCGTTCAGGACCTGTCCACCGCTCAGAACGACTACGTCAAGAACGGCTGGATGCCCGCCACCCGCGAGGAAGAGAAGAAGTGCCCCGGCCAGACGGCCGAGATCCTGACCGACATCGTCGACGTGACCGACCGCGTGACCGGCGCCGGCGCCGGTCTTGAGGGCGCCGCCTTCGTCCAGGCCCGCGCCGCCGAGATCGACAAAATCCAGAAGGAAACCTGCGGCGACGACCAGAAGCTGACGTGCCAGGTCATCAGCTTCTACCGCGGCGGCCAGTACAAGCTCTACAAGTTCCGCAAGTATGACGACGTGCGCCTGGTCTTCGCGCCCGAGTTCCAGGCGGCCTTCTTCGGCGGCGACCCGGACAACTTCAACTTCCCGCGCTACGCCCTGGATGCCGGCTTCCTGCGCATCTACGAGGACGGCAAGCCGGTCGCCACGCCGAACCACCTGACCTGGAACGCCAATGCGCCCAAGGAAGGCGACGTCACCTTCGTCGCCGGCAACCCCGGCTCGACCCAACGCCTGCTGACCGTGGCCCAGCTGGAAACCCTGCGCGACCAGCAACTGCCGATCAGCCTGATCCAGACCTCGGAACTGCGCGGTCGCCTGCTGGAGTATTCGACCACCGGCGAAGAGGCCAAGCGCGTCTCCGTCGATCCGATCTTCGGCCTGGAGAACGGTTTCAAGGTCAACTACGGCCAGCAGGGCGCCCTGACCGACCCGGCCTTCATGGCCACCAAGCGCCGCGAGGAGCAGGAGCTGCGCCAGCGCGTCGCCGCCGACCCGGCCCTGGCCCAACGCATAGGCGATCCGTGGGCCGATCTGGAACGCGCCTCGACCGCCCAGCGCGACCTCTATCTGCCCTATCGCCAGCTGGAATCGGCGGCCGGTCAGCGCTCGTCGCTGTACAGCTACGCCAAGGCCATCGTCCGCGCCTCCAAGGAACGCGCCAAGCCCGTCGCTGAACGCCGCGCCGGCTATTCGGACGCCGACATCGCCTCGCTGGGTCGTCGCCTCGCGACCGAGACGCCGATCTCGAACGATCTGGAGAAGATCTATCTCGACTTCTGGCTGTCCAAGACCCGCGAATATCTAACGGTCGACAATGCGAACGTGAAGGCGCTGCTGGGCAAGGAAAGCCCCGAGCAGATCACGGAGCGTCTGGTCGACGGCACGCGCCTGGCCGATCCCGCCTTCCGCGCCCAGGCCCTGGCCATGACGCCGGAGCAACTGGCCGCCTCGGGCGATCCGCTGATCCAGTTCGTCCTGGCCAATGACGATGCGGCCCAGGCCGTGCGCACCCAGTGGGAATCGGCCGTGTCCGGCCCGACCAGCCGCGCCGGCGAAAAGATCGCCCAGGCCCGGTTCGCGGTTTACGGCACCAACCTGTACCCCGATGCGACCTTCTCCTTGCGCCTGTCCTACGGCCAGGTGAAGGGCTGGACCTATCGTGGCGTGACGGTCGAACCCTTCACCCAGATCGGCGGCCTGTACGAGCGCAACACCGGCGCCGAGCCCTTCAACGCGGCCGAGGACTGGCTGGCGGCCGAGGGCAAGGTCAACAAGTCGACCGTCTATGATTTCGTCTCGACCAACGACATCATCGGCGGCAACTCGGGCTCGCCGGTGATCAACGCCAAGGGCGAAGTCATCGGCGCCGCCTTCGACGGCAACATCCACTCGCTGGGCGGCAGCTTCGGCTACGACCCCGAGCTGAACCGCACGGTGACGGTCTCGACCGCCGCCATCACCGAGGCCCTGCGCAACGTCTACAACCAGCCGCGCCTGCTGCGCGAACTGGGCGTGCGTCGCTAAGCTGAAAGTCCTTCTCCCCTCGGGGGAGAAGGTGGCTCGCGCAAGCGAGACGGATGAGGGGGCTGGTTGACCCAGGCCCCCTTTTTCCATTTTGAATGCGGACAGAGCCCACTCATCCGAGCCCTTTGGGCTCACCTTCTCCCCCAAGGGGAGAAGGATCAGGAGTTTTCCATGCGCCCTCTTCTCCTCGCCTCCGCCGCCGTTCTCGCGTTCGCCGCCGCCAGCTCGGCAAGCGCCGAGGAAGGCATGTGGACCTACGACAACTTCCCGATCGCCCGCGCCAACCAGACGCTGGGGACCAATATCGATCAGGCCTTCCTGGATCGGGTGCGGCTGTCGTCGGTGAAGTTCGGCGGCTGTTCGGCGGGCGTGGTGTCGGGCCAAGGCTTGGCCATGACCAACAACCACTGCGTCGCCACTTGCGTGGCCAACCTGTCCACGCCGCAACAGCAGTATGGCGAGACGGGCTTTACGCCCAGGACGCGCGAGGAAGAGCGCAAATGCCCCGGCGCCACGGCCGAGATCCTGACCGACATCTCCGACGTCACCGAGCGGATGCACAAGGCCGGCGAAGGGCTTGAGGGCCAGGCCTTCACCCAGGCACGCGAGGCCGAGGCCGGCCGGATCGAGACCGAAGCCTGCGGAAACGATCCCAAGATCCGCTGCCAGGTCGTCAGCCTGTACCGGGGCGGCCAGTTCAAACTCTACAAATACCGCAAATACAGCGATGTGCGCCTGGCCTGGGCGCCGGAAGATCGCGCCGCGACCTTCGGCGGCGATCTGGACAACTTCTCCTTCCCACGCTTCGCCATCGATGCCGCCTTCATCCGCCTTTACGAGGACGGCAAGCCGGTCGAGACGCCGATCCACTTCGCCTGGAACGCCGACAAGCCCACCGAGGGCGAGGCCGTCTTCATCACCGGCAATCCCGGCGCAACCCAGCGGCTGCTGACGATGGACCAGCTGGCGACAATCCGCGACGTGGTCCTGCCGCTGGATCAGCTGATTGCCTCTGAGCTGCGCGGTCGTCTGATCCGCTATTCCGAAGAGGGCGAGGACCAGGCCTTCATCGCCATGGACCCGATCGTGGGCGTGGAGAACACCTACAAGCGCGGCCTAGGCCGTATGCGCGCCCTGACCGACGCCCAGTTCATCCAGGCCAAGGCGGCGGCCGAGGTTGACTTCATGCAGCGCTACGCCGCCGCCAACGGCAATGGTCCCGATCCTTGGGGTGCGCTGGAAGCGGTCCAGCCCATCGCGCGCGAACTGTATGCGCCGACCGCCCTTCTGGAAGGCGGCACGGGCCTGGGCACCACCTCGGTCGCCGGCGGATCGCAGCTGTTCCAATGGGCCAAGGCCATCGTACGCGGCGCGCAGGAACGGGCCAAGCCGTCCGACCAGCGTCTGGCTGAGTTCGCCGACAGCCGCCTGCCGGGCGTGGAATCCGGCCTGTTCGCCGAGCGGCCGACCTATCCCGAGCTGGAGCAGATCCGGCTGGAATGGTGGCTGTCCAAGACGCGCGAATGGCTGACGGTGGACAGCCCCTATGTGCGCACCCTGCTGGGTAAGGAAAGCCCCGAAGAACTGTCGGCCCGCGTCGTCTCGGGCACCAAGCTGGCTGATCCGGCCGTGCGTCGCGCCCTGTGGACCGGCGGCCTGGCGGCGGTTCAGGCGTCGGACGATCCGATGATCCAGTATGTGCTGTTGATCGACGCCGACGCCCGCGCCGTCCGCACCGAATGGGAGAATAAGGTCAAGGCGCCGACCGACCGCGCGTCGGAACAGCTGGCGGCCGCCCGTTTCGCCGCCTATGGCGACGCCGTCTATCCCGACGCCACCGGCACCCTGCGCCTGACCTATGGCAAGGTCGAAGGCTCCGACGTGCCGGGCCAGCGCTTCGGCGCCTTCACCACCTTCGCCGGCCTGTGGGACCGCGCCACCGGCGCCGAGCCGTTCAAGGTCGCGCCCAAACTGATGGCCGCCAAGGACCGGATCGATCCGAACGCGGTGATGGACATGGCCGTCTCGACCGACACCATCGGCGGTTCGTCCGGCTCGCCCGCGGTCAACGCACGGGGCGAGATCATCGGGGCCAACTTCGATTCCACCGTCCTGACCCAGCGCAACGCCTATGGCTACGACCGCAACACCAACCGCAGCGTGATCGTCACCACCCAGGCCGTCACCGTGGCCCTGCGCGATGTTTATGGGATGGATCATCTACTGACGGAGCTGGGCGTCAGCCGGTGACGCAGATCGCCATCCGCGCGGCGACGTCCGACGACGTCGCCGCGCTGCATCCGCTGATCGAGCGCGCCTATCGCGGCGACACCGCCAAGGCCGGCTGGACGCATGAGGCCGACCTGCTGTTCGATGATCGCACCAGCGCAGCGGAGCTGGCGTCCCTGATCGCCGATCCCGACCGGGTCATCCTGCTGGCCCATCGCGACTGCGCGCTGATCGGCTGCGTCCAGGTCGCCCACGTCGGCGACGACCTGGCCTATCTCGGCATGCTGACGGTCGAGCCGACCTTGCAGGCGTCCGGCCTCGGCCGTCGTCTGCTCGCGGCCGCCGAAAGCGAAGCGGTCGCGCGTTTCGGCGCGCGCCGCATGGAGATGACGGTCATCCACCGACGGGCCGAACTGATCGCCTGGTACGAACGACGCGGTTACGCCCCGACCGGCGAAACCCGCCCCTTCCCCGTCGATCCGCCGCGGCCCGAGCTGGATTTCGTGGTGCTGGAAAAAGCGCTCTAGCCGCCCCTTGCAAAACGGACAGTCGTGTCCATTTACGCGCCTCACCATGACGCGCCATGCCGAAAAACCTGTCCGCAAGGATGCCGCTCTGAACCGGGCGGCGGTGCTGGAGGCCGCGCGCGCGGTCTTCGCCGACCAAGGGCTGGATGCGCCCCTGGATCTGATCGCTGAGCGGGCTGGGGTGGGGCGCGGCACCCTGTATCGGCACTTCTCAGACCGTACGGAACTGGCTCTGGCGGTGCTGGAGGCCGACGTCGCGGACCTGGGTCGGCGCACCGCCGAACAGGGCGATGATCCGCAGGCCTTCTTTTGGTTTCTGGACCGGCTGGCCGAGGACATGGTGCGCAATGCGGGACTGGCCGGCGTCGTGCGGAACGTGCGGTCGCCAGATGCGCTTACACCCTTGCGGCAGAGCTTGATGGAGGCGGGCGCCGCACCGCTGAAGCGGGCCCAGGCCGCCGGCCTGGTGAGGGAGGATCTGCGGCCGATGGACATCCGTCTGATCGCCACCCTGCTGGGCGCCGGTTTTCAGGGCGCGGATGAAGCGGAGCGTCAGGCCGTGTCGCTGCGCACCCGCGCGCTTGTTCTTGACGGCCTGAGACCGCGCGGGGAGCCGCGCTGATGGCTCGCAACAACTGGCACCTGCCCTGGGAACAGTATGTCGAGACGCTGAAGCCGCACGAGCGGCCGATGATGCCCGGCTCGCCTGCCACGCCCGATCACTCCTGGCCGATGCGAATCCAGTACGCCCTGACCGGCCTGCTGGTCGCCATGGTCGGATCGCTGGGCAACGCCGCGGTCACCGCCAACATCCAGAATCTGCAAGGTTCGCTGGGGATCACGATCACCGAGGCCGCCTGGCTGCCGGTCGTCTTCGTCATGACCAACGCCTGCATGAACCTGATCCTGGTCAAATTCCGGATGCAGTACGGCCTGCGCCTGTTCACGCAGATTTTCTTGGGCGCCTTCGTGCTGGTCTGCGCCGCCCACCTGTTCGTCGACAACTATCAATCGACCCTGCTGGTGCGGGCCATCGCCGGCATGGCGGGCGCGGGCCTCTCCAGCCTGGGCTTCCTCTACATCATCCAGGCCTTCCCGGCCGCACACCGGCTGAAGGGGCTGATCATCGGCATCGGCCTGGCCAGTTTCGCCGTGCCGATTTCGCGCCTGGTCATGCCCGGCCTGCTCCAGCTGGGCGACTGGCGCGCCTTTTATCTGTTTGAGCTGGGCCTGTGCCTTGTCGCCTGGGGCGCGGTGCAGGTGGTCAAGCTGCCGCCGTCCGAGCGGCTGCGGGTGTTCGACCGGCTGGACTTTTTGACCTTCGCCCTGTTTGCGCCAGGCGTAGCCCTGCTTTGTGCGGCCCTGGGTCTGGGCCGCATCGTCTGGTGGACGCAGGCCGCCTGGATCGGCTGGGCCCTGATCGGCTCCGTCATCCTGCTGACCGCCGCATTCCTAGTCGAGCACAATCGCAAGAACCCGCTGATCAACACCCGCTGGCTGACCGGGCCAGACCTGCTGCGCCTGTTCGGGGCGATCCTGCTGATCCGCATCGTGCTGTCGGAACAGACCTCCGGCGCGGTGGGTTTCCTGACCGTCGTCGGCCTGGGACCGGATCAGCTTCACGGCCTGTTCGTCGTCATCCTGCTGTCGATGATCGCCGGCACCCTGGTCAGCGCCTTCACCCTGAACATGGAAAAGCTGAACAAGCCGATCGCCATCGCCTTGGCGCTGATCGCCGTCGGCGCCTGGATCGACAGCCATTCGACGGTCCTGACGCGCCCGGCACAGCTGTATTTCAGCCAGGCCCTGATCGCCTTCGCCTCGGCCATGTTCATCGGCCCGGCGCTGATGATCGGCATCGTCAAGGTGCTGACGCAGGGCAAGCAGAACCTGATCAGCTTCATCGTCATGTTCAGCGTGCTTCAGAACGTCGGCGGTCTGGCGGGATCGGCCCTGACCGGGACGCTGCAGATCATCCGCGAGAAATACCATTCCAACCAACTGGCGGCCGGGATTTCGGCGCTGGACCCGCAGGTCGCCTTGCGGCTGCGTCAGCTGTCGGGCGCCTACGCCTCGACGATAACGGACCCCGCTCTGGCGAACGCCGAGGGCGCGGTCCTGCTGGGTCGCCAGGTGACGCAGCAGGCCAATGTGCTGGCCTACAATGACGTCTTTCTGGTCATCGCCGTGATCGCGGCCCTGGGCTCCGCCTGGGTGACCGTCACCCATCTGCGGCCGCGCTGGAAGGCGCGCCGCGACGCCAAAAACAACACTGCAGACGCTGCGGTCCAGACCGCCGCCGTCGCCGCCGCCGACTGAACCGAGACCCACAATGACCGACGCCGCCCAGACCGCCCCCGCCGCCCCGCAGGCGCCCGCCGCCGCTCCGCCCGCGCCGAAGAAGAACGTTATGTGGACCGTCATCGCCGCCGGGGTCGCCCTGCTGGGCGTTCTGATGGTGCTGTACGCTTGGCAGCTGCCGCCCTTCCGAGGCGCGATCCAGCGCACGGACAACGCCTATGTGCGCGGCCAGGTGACGATCATCAGCCCGCAGGTGAACGGCTATGTCACGGCCGTGCCGGTCCAGGACTTCCAGACCGTCCAACAGGGGCAGCTGCTGGCCCAAGTGGACGATCGCATCTATCGCCAGCGGTTGGAGCAGGCCGAGGCCAGCCTGCACTCGGCCCAGGCGGTCCTGTCCAACTCGGCCCAGACCCAAGCGTCGGCGCGCGGATCGGTCGCCCAGCAGCGCGCCTCCATCGCCGCAGCCGAAGCCACGCTGACACGGGCTCAGGCTGACGCCAACCGCGCCCGCACCCTGAAGGCCGGCGGCTGGGTCGCCCAGGCCAATGTGGACGTCGCCGAGGCCGCGCTACGCAGCGCCCAGGCCCAGGTCGCCCAGGCCCGCGCCGCCGAGGGCATCGCCCAGACCGGCGTCACCTCCGCGGTCGTGGGCCGCGACAGCCTGGCCGCCGCCGTCGAGAACGCCCAGGCCGCCGTGCGCCTGGCCCAGATCGATCTGGCCAACACCCGCATCGTCGCCCCCCGCGCCGGTCGTCTGGGCGAGATCGGCGTGCGCCAGGGCCAGTATGTGACTGCGGGCACCCAGCTGATGGGTCTGGTCCCCGACGTGGTCTGGGTCACGGCCAATATGAAGGAGACGCAGATGAAGAACATCCGCGTCGGCCAGCCGGTCGAAATCATCGTCGACGCCCTGGGCGGCCAGACCCTGCGCGGCCATGTCGAGCGCATCGCCCCCGCCGCCGGGTCGGAGTTCAGCGTCATCCGCCCCGACAACGCCACCGGCAACTTCACCAAGGTCGCCCAGCGCATCCCGGTCCGCATCCGCATCGACCCGAACCAACCCGCCGCCGAACGTCTGGCGCCGGGCATGTCGGTGGTGGCGAAGGTGAATACGGCCGTCTGACGGAACGCGCCGCTCTGCGTCGCGCTACCTCTCCCAGCAACGGAGAGCACCATGGACCGCGAACAGACCAAGGGTCGTGAAGAGAACGGCGCCGATCCGGCCGGCAAGCCTGACGCCCTGACCTCTGACAAGGCGACCAAGGCGGTCGGTCAGGCCGAGCGCCAGAGCGCAGGACCGGACGGTCCGGACGCCGCTGAGATCGGCGACACGTTCAAGCGCAAACCCTGACGCCGGATCAGGCCGATCGCGGCGACAGGCTGGCGGCGAGCAGATGCACGTCATGCGCCCGCATCCGCTCGAAGTTTCCCAGCCCCAGGGCCAGGGCGCGCATGATCTCCGTTTGGCGCGTATGTTCGGGATGGGCGGGCAAGGACGGCTCCGCCCGCGCCAGCTCCGCATCCAGTTCGGCCATCATATGAGCCAGGATTCCGTCGTTCATCTGATCCTCCATCACGCCGCCGACCGCCGCAAACGGTTAGAGCATGAATAGAACAGATCAGGAACACGCTGGCCCGAGAAGGCTGTGGATGGTGCGGTCGGACTGCAATATGCGTCCGGCTGACCCTGCCGTTTAATCCACCTTAACCACAAGGATTCACCATAGCGGTCTCACTGTTGCGGGGCCGCGTTCCATGTCCGAGCTTAAAACCGACGTCATTCACTGTGGCGATTGCATCGAAGTGCTGAAAAGCCTGCCCGACGCCTCGGTGGACATGGTCTTCGCCGATCCGCCCTATAATCTGCAGCTGGGCGGCGACCTGCTGCGCCCGGACAATTCCAAGGTCGATGCGGTCGATGATGACTGGGACAAGTTCGCCAGCTTCGCCGACTATGACGCCTTCACCCGCGCCTGGCTGGCGGAATGCCGCCGCGTGCTGAAGCCCGAGGGCTCGATCTGGGTGATCGGCAGCTACCATAACGTCTTCCGCCTGGGATCGGCGATCCAGGATCTGGGCTTCTGGGTGCTGAACGACATCATCTGGCGCAAGTCCAACCCGATGCCGAACTTCAAGGGCACCCGATTCACCAACGCCCATGAGACCCTGATCTGGGCCGCCAAATCGCGGGATCAGAAGCGCTACACCTTCAACTATGACGCGCTGAAGGCTTTCAACGAAGACACCCAGATGCGCTCGGACTGGACCTTCGCCCTGTGCACGGGCGAGGAGCGGATCAAGGACGCCGACGGCAAGAAGGCTCATCCGACCCAGAAGCCCGAAGCCCTGCTGCACCGCGTGCTGCTGTCGGCGACCCGGCCTGGCGACGTGATCCTGGACCCCTTCTTCGGCACCGGCACCACCGGCGCCGCCGCCAAACGCCTGGGCCGCCACTACATCGGCATCGAGCGTGACGAGACCTATGCCGAGGTCGCCAGAACCCGCATCGACTCGGTCATCCCTGCCCGCCCCGAAGATCTGATGGTCACAGGCTCCAAGCGCGCCGAGCCCAAGGTGCCGTTCGGCGCCCTGGTCGAGGCCGGCCTGTTGCAGCCCGGCGACCGCCTGTATTGCCCCAAGGGCGAGCGCGAGGCGCGGGTTCGTGCGGACGGTTCGCTAGTTCACGGCTCGCTCAGCGGCTCGATCCACAAGCTGGGTGCGCTGCTTGAAAATGCGCCGGCCTGCAACGGCTGGACCTACTGGCGCTTCAAGACCGACCAGGGCTTGAAATCCATCGACGCCCTGCGCTCGGAGGTTCGCGCCGCGATGTGAGCCGCTGCGACCGCGCATCGCATAAGCCACATCAATCACTTAGCTGGCAACGCGTCGCCAATAGGTACGATTTCGCACACTCAATATGGACCAGCGTCGCTGTAACCCCTCGAAACCTATGTGAAAATTCATCAGCTGCGATGGAACTTCGCAGTTGCGAGACCATTGATGTCAACGGCCCGCCAGGATGCGGTGTCGGAGCACATCACCATGAAAATCGCGCAGATCACCCCTCTGTATGAGGCCGTGCCTCCCAAGCTGTATGGCGGCACGGAGCGTGTGGTGGCGCATCTGACCGACGCTCTGGTTGA
This genomic interval carries:
- a CDS encoding ABC transporter ATP-binding protein, with product MNVHTKVHGKHGDFAIEAKSLVKRFKSGKAWMDVLKGVDFDARHGDLTMVMGPSGSGKSTLIAALSGLLKPEEGRVDVLDVDDLWKLSSGRIDKFRLDNCGFIFQGFNLFPALTALQQVETVLKFQGLTAGQAKKRATIALEEVGLGHRLHQRPAALSGGEKQRVAIARALAKDPKILFADEPTSALDGENGQVVIKLLRRAATEHGAAVICVTHDPRLEAWADRVIHIEDGKILDDQRRIPDPNAILASH
- a CDS encoding ABC transporter permease gives rise to the protein MSLALSTLLFEWRRYMAAVMALALSGLLVLAMTGVFIGIGKGFTATIERSNADIFIMQPGAKSLMGGPSGVPRRFIPLAYNHPEVVEVMPLDGAGGTFQNIKNVDPTKSQADNASQGAPRQKFVQASIIDTRPGSVTIPTDYSQELVDALRQPYTVAVDETALTTLGVKLGDKALYNGQTVTVVGVTRGYPNMMQPGVVMSRDTLRMLGQADTGPRVGPLMVKLRDPARAPVVVAQLNAMGAGQWKAWTKQQLADANAGAMFEEGILVIIIGGCVVLGIIIGVAITWQTLRGAIMANIKEFASLRALGVSMGSLRRIVVELSFWVGVVGVIAAIVLTWLVSLLAMMGAVIIALPLSLLIIVGIGLIAIAMVSGLLSLGILKNSQPADLLR
- a CDS encoding HlyD family secretion protein, which encodes MPGFLKKKRTWIGLLLVIVLAVGFMLFQSAAKTKKAEQEKAAATKVDSPYAAIANGKVDVEGGIIQIAARRGGIVRDVLVQEGDRVVAGQILARQEDDEARLAVQAAAAAVSQAESQLAQIRVDIRTAQREQERLQRLVATNFVAAQRMDQAQDAIATAQARLGSQVAAVQTARAQLDQARYNQELTVIRAPTNGRIVRRYANPGAGASTLNVSNMFDLEPDAPRIVRAEVVESDLPNLTDGQAVEISPEGDASKVYIGAVMRRAAVFGARKLASDDPSQRSDERVVEVVASAGDAPLLIGQRVLVKFMKPGETAGAKRAVAAGVGPSEAMKTK
- a CDS encoding S46 family peptidase, which codes for MSLPLLRLTASLAALGAATAVLSAPATSARADEGMWTFDNFPIATVNEKYGTNIDQAWLDRVRNAAVRLQGCSASLVSNEGLVLTNHHCVVSCVQDLSTAQNDYVKNGWMPATREEEKKCPGQTAEILTDIVDVTDRVTGAGAGLEGAAFVQARAAEIDKIQKETCGDDQKLTCQVISFYRGGQYKLYKFRKYDDVRLVFAPEFQAAFFGGDPDNFNFPRYALDAGFLRIYEDGKPVATPNHLTWNANAPKEGDVTFVAGNPGSTQRLLTVAQLETLRDQQLPISLIQTSELRGRLLEYSTTGEEAKRVSVDPIFGLENGFKVNYGQQGALTDPAFMATKRREEQELRQRVAADPALAQRIGDPWADLERASTAQRDLYLPYRQLESAAGQRSSLYSYAKAIVRASKERAKPVAERRAGYSDADIASLGRRLATETPISNDLEKIYLDFWLSKTREYLTVDNANVKALLGKESPEQITERLVDGTRLADPAFRAQALAMTPEQLAASGDPLIQFVLANDDAAQAVRTQWESAVSGPTSRAGEKIAQARFAVYGTNLYPDATFSLRLSYGQVKGWTYRGVTVEPFTQIGGLYERNTGAEPFNAAEDWLAAEGKVNKSTVYDFVSTNDIIGGNSGSPVINAKGEVIGAAFDGNIHSLGGSFGYDPELNRTVTVSTAAITEALRNVYNQPRLLRELGVRR